TCGCCACTTCTTGACTTCTCTGTGGCCACGTATATAAAATTTAATTGAGGCAAGGTAGTGAACTTGCCGTAACTACAACGTTGCCCCACAGGCTTTCTCCCTCCTGGCCTGTGGGGCTTTTTTTATTACAAGTCAGGGTTTTTAGTAATTCTGCATTTCTGTCAATTTCACACCATCATAACAATGTAAGAGGATTAATAAGACATAGAATGACCCAAAGATTTTCTGCCGTTATTAGGTTATTAATTGCCAGATTGTTGTAAATAATTAGAATCGGTTGACAAACCTAACTTCAGGAATAAGGTGAACTAACACAGGTAAAAAATCCCCGACAAAGCCAACCTTCTCGTGAGAGAAGGACGGAAAGTGGCGGGTCTTTACTCCTCAAAAACAACGATAAGATGGCCGAGCTGCCGAAGGATATTTATCCAACGGTATGACTTGGTTTTTTATTGAGTGGGTGGGGCTACGCTAAAGAATTAAAAGAAAGGAGGAGGTAAGTTTCAAGCAACAATCACTCTAGTCATAGGAGCTTCAAAATGAAAAAGCTATTTTCAATCAGATGGTTGATGGTCAGCCTTGTCTTGGCCTTTGTTTTGTCACCTGTGACGCTCGACCTTTCGTCTTTTTCCGTACACTACCAATCTGTTTTCGCTAGAGGCGGAGGCGGTGGCGGTGGCGGTGGCGGTGGCGGTAACGGTGGAAGCGGTGGAAGCGGCGGAAGCGGCGGAAGCGGACATGACGCTGGACATGACGCTGGACATGGCAGTCATGGTGGTGCCAATACCTCCAGCGAACACATGCAAGGTGAACAGATGCAAGGTGAACAGATGCAAGGTGAACAGATGCAAGGTGAACAGATGCAAGGTGAACAGATGCAAGGTGAACAGATGCAAGGTGAACAGATGCAAGGTGAGCACATGCAAGGTGAGCACATGCAAGGTGAGCACATGCAAAGTGAGCACATCCAGGAAGGCACAAATTAACTAAGAAACTAGAAGCTAAAACAAAGGCCACCAGGATACGATCCTTGGTGGCCTTTTTATTTCAGGGTCAGTAAGAATTTTGTCTTTTTGTAAGTTTGACTGCACCAAATCAACATAAGGGAATTTCTGAAAATTTTAGGCGTGTCAGTACAATCTTTTATGGCGTCTATTCCAGCAATTCCTGAGCTGGACACGCTGTAGATTATTCAACGGTACCCCACCCAATATTCATAATATTCAACATGGCAACCGCGTTAAATGTCTATATGGAGACAAAAAAGCTATATTGTCGGGAAGTTAGTCTAGTGTCGGTCGTTGGCACGTTGGATGCAATATGTTAGGTAGTTCTTGCAAACAAACATAGCAGTGACATTCAGAGTGTAACTAAGAGAGGAACTCGTCATGAAGAAAAAAACAATGACCATCGGAATGACAGCAACATTTCTCTGCCTAGTTTTTTTAGGAGCATTTTTAGCTCAGGGATATGAAATGGAGGATTATGAACCCAGGTGTGCCATTGAGAGGAATGTAACTCCTTCTTATTCTCAACGAGGTCCGAATGTGAACAAGGAAACCATCGCAAGACTTTCTTCCGAGGCTAGCATTGAGGATTTGGAGAACGCTTACTATTACCAGATGATCGATGACAAGTATATCGATGGTCAGATTGAGTTCGTAAACTGCTCGAAGACCAGATCGTGCGGCGAGCCATCCTCTCAAATCAATAATTGCCAATCCTGCGACTGCTGATTGTTTTGACAGCGGCTCCCATTAGAGAGATCAGGGCAGTCTTCTCATCGTAACTTTCCCAAGTGCTATAATTGAGGCACATGCCTGCATACTACAAAAATAGACAATTTACGCTACTTCGTAATTGGCTTGACATACGAAGTGATGAACTAAAGGGTTTCGTACTAGCGACTTTCACTCTTTCCCTCATTACTGCCTCGAACGTCCTGTTCAGTAATTATGCAGAAACAGCTTTTTTAAAGCGCTTCGGTGTAGATTCCCTGCCTAACGTGATTTTGGTTAACACCATTTCAGCCATCGTGGTGATGAGTCTCGTTAGTCGGTTATTGCAACGCTTCCCAGGTCATACTATTTTACGGTGGACACTGGTTTTTTGTACGCTGAGTGTATTTCTCGCCCGCATAGCAATCCCTCTGGAAATAAAGTTTCTTTACCCTGTCTTCTATGTCATGAAGACCCAGTACGAAATACTCTTAACCTTTCTTTTCTGGTACCTGGCTAACCATATTTTCTCCGCACGACAATCAAAAAGGCTGTTCCCATTGATGGTCTCAGGGGGTATTTTGGGTGGCCTCTTTGGCAGTTTTTCCACTCTGTGGTTCGTACATTTAGGTGCAGTAGATAATGTATTATGGGCCTATGTTGCAGGAACGATGACCGCAGCTTTTCTGGCTGGCCGGTTAGCTAGCGCTGAGGAACTTCAATCAGTTAAAGAGAAAAGCAGCCCCAAAAGAAAAACTCGGTCTCTGTTTTTTGCTGAGATGCGCAAAGTGTTACCAATGATGGAGAAGTTGAAATTGGTGCGCTGGTTAATTCTATTAACCTTGATCCCCAACGTAATACCACCCTTGCTCAACTACCAAGTCAGCTTTGCTATTGATATGACCTATACGAATGAGTCTTCAATGCTCAGCTTTTTTAGCTTTTATAGGGCCGCCCAACTCATACTGGCGCTGATACTGAGTTTGTTTGCCAGCAGAATTTACAATCGCTTTGGACTGTCTGGTGGTTTGCTGATTCACCCCTTTAATCACCTTTTGATATTTTTTGTTTTCATGTTGCAGTTTGACCTTTTGACCGCTGTTTATGCCGGCGTTAGTGTTGGTGTCTTACGGCAAGCAATTCAGACTCCTGGACGCCAAGCATTAAATGGGGTGCTGCCCAATGAACAACGAGTTATACTTTTGCCGTTTCTTAAGGGAACTGTCGTCCGACTTGGTGCCCTTATTGGCGCAACATTTGTTGTTTTATGTCAGGGTGCCTATTTTGCAATTTGCAATTCCCCCCTCCACCCGCAAAACTTGGCAGTGCTTGGCTTTGGTTTTACTTTCCTATGGATATTGGTTGCTCTTCAAATCAAAAAGCGCTACGCGGAACTTGTCCTCGAGACACTCGACTGGCGCGGTTCTGAACGTGGTAGGATAGACATTTCCGACGAGATAATGTCTCGTGCTAGAGAACAATTATCGAATGTTAAGTTGAGACTGGCTCAGGCTAAAGCAGTTAAAAATCAAAACAAGGGTACAGTCCCAGAACAACTTGTCTGGCACCTGTCTGAGTCAGCACATTCTCATGCCTTCGATATTTTGAGAACGCTGGAAAATAGCGACGCCTCTGGACGCCTAAGCACAGTGCGGTCAGCACTAGAGGGAAAGGATGCTCGCACTAGCGCAAATGCCATTGAGGTGCTCGAACATCTTCTCCCCAAAGAACTGTCGCGAGGCTTGGTACTGGGGTTAGAGAAAAACTTGCGAGGTGGCAGACATTATGATGGCCCTTTGTTGCAGGATTTGGCCTCCGATGGGGACAAAGTTGTTAGAGAACTTGCACAGCAAATAATAGGCAAAGTCGACCCTAAAACTTAGAGGGGACTGCTGACTCAAACTTGTTTCTCTCCATGGCGAACAGAGTTCTAAATTTCACCTCATTCGGGTTATTGTTGACGAGTCTGTTGCAGATGACCGGCCCCGGTGAGTTAATTCTTTGTATGATGTAGTTGTGAGAACAAAGAGAGTGGTACAATCATGAAAAACAGTAAAAAAGGTAGGAGCTATGATGAAAGTCTTGTTGTCCTTTGCAATCCTTTTCTCCGTTAGCGTGTTTAGTTTGACTGGCTGCCAGCAGGAAGAGGTCGTGGTAGAAGATACCGGGATTGTCGAAGCGACCGAGGCCTATCTCAAATTTTACGGCATTCCTCCCCAGGGAAATGAGGGGCGTGCCTATGCTGCCGTGGGATATTTGCCTACTAAAGACAACCCAGAAAAAATTGGACCTCTACCGGTTTTCTTATTCACCAAAGAAAATCAGACAGAAAAGGTCCTTAAGAAGTTGGTCTCTGGCGATCTCATAACATCAGACAAGCAGCCTTACGATAACCCTTTTCCTGAGGATCTTGAAATCCTTGCAAAACCAATACAAGAAAATACTTTGGTCCTTGACTTAGTCACGACTCGGCAGTGGAAGGATGAGATCCTGCGTACCGGAACGATTGCATTGATGGAGACGGCACTTCAATTCGATGAAGTAAAATTTGTAAAAGTGACATTGAACGGTGTGCCTCTCTCATGGATTCCAGACGCTGGGTATCAGAAGCGCCTTGACGTGGTTGTTGATGTTCCTCCCCCAATACTGATCCTTATGGCCGGGGCTTGGGGAAAAGGACAAGAAGAACCTGAGGAAGTTCTTGTCGAGTTTGATCGTCCGGTCAAAGTCAATAGCTTTGAGCTTTATCATCTGGATGGTCAAAAAGTTGAAGGGGAGTATTTTAAGTCGATTTTCCAGATGGCCGTTGTTGTTCATCCAAAGTCGCCGGAACTATTCCAAGAGGGCACATCTCTCCGTGCTGAGTGGAATGTTGTTGATGAACTGGGCAGGGAGAATAGTGGTGTTGACACGATGCCGCTCAAAAAACTCATTCACTAGACCAGAGATGTATAACCACATTTTTTCAGGTGCTTGAAATATTTTTTACAACCTATGGTCCTATATTGTGAGGTAGACGATGAATAAATTTTCCATTTACCGTTTTTTGTTTTTCGTGATGATGAGTATGGCGCTTTCAACGACAACATGTCTGGCTAGCGGAAAAGGGGATCATGATCACAATCACGGAATGAGCACTCATATGCAGGCCATGCATGCTCTGAAAGATAAAGTTCCAACGGATTATCAAATAATGGAGCGTACTCCCATAATCCCAGACCAAGAATCGCTACAAAGGGGAGCAGATATTTTCCAAGAACAATGTGTCGTTTGTCACGGACAGCAAGGGAAAGGGAATGGTCCGGCTGCTAAGGGCTTAAATCCTAAGCCAGCTAATTTTCTGGACCAAGAGCATAGTGCTATTTACGGCCCGGGGGAGAAGTCCTGGATCATTGGTAACGGTAGTGGAGAAACAGGTATGCCAGCTTTTTCGAGTTTGAGTTTGATAGATCGTTGGGACCTGGTCAATCATATCTATCAACTACAAGGGACAGAAGCTGAAATGGAAAAACATGAACATGACCATTGACCAATAATCCTGGACTTTAGGTACGCCATATAGTGATTTTTATAAGTCACGACTTGTGAGACAAAAAACGACTTATTATTGATAGCGGTATTTAGGAAGCTCTTTAATCCGCAAATTCAAGGCCACTAGGATTAACTCCAGGTGGCCTTTTCTGTGGTTGACAACATTCAGCAATCCATATACTTTGACGATCTTTTTGTGAGTAAGACCTATAGCCCTAGGAGAAATCAGTGAAGACAACTTATACCACTCAAGGAACATGTGCTCGATCCATTGAAATAGAAATTGATTGTGAAAAAATAAAAGAAGTTAAGTTTGTTGGCGGATGTAGTGGCAACACAAGTGGCCTTTCCATGTTGCTAAAAGACATGCCTGTAGAAGATGTAATTTCACGGCTTAAAGGTATCGCTTGTCGCGGAGAAACCAGTTGCCCCGATCAGCTAGCTAATGCTCTTGAAGCGATGCTTCTAAAGAAGGCATCCTAACAATTATTTTTTGAGAACCTTATTAAGCAACATGATGATGGCCACCCGTTACTAGGTGGCCATTTTCCATTTGTCAGGGTTTCTAGTAAACACCTCAAACACTCCACGTCTTATCATCAAAACAATGCGAGAGGACTTTTAGTAAATATCTCCTCCTTACTCTTGAACGCCATATCTCACACAAATCCATTCTTAAATATCAGGGTCAGTAAGAAATTCTCATTTCCGGCAATTTCGTACCCTCAATCGTTGCGAGTGGATAAATAGTATACTCTCGACTCACATTCGCCGATTTCTAGTCAGCAGAGACTTCTTTGCCAATATCTAGACTTGTTGAATATATACAACGAAGCGATAGCATTAAGTTAAACATCTCTAGCCTTGATATTGTACCGCTACTTTCCCGTATGTTTACTAGTTCGGCCCGAAGAGGTGAATCCGATGTCAAGTCAAATCATAGGCTACTATACGCCACGCAAAGAGAAGCTGCTGAGGGATTTTGACATTACCTCTGCGTTGATGAGGGGCTCCTTGATCGCACGCTATGACGAGGATTTCGCCAATACACTGCAAAGAGGGGCCCGCCAGCACTATGGAGAACTCATTCCGGAGATCCCCTACATAAAGGGGCCTCGTGCCAGGATGTTCAACACGTTTCTCTTCATTTCCGCTCAGGAACTCGCGGTCTACAAGGCAATGACCGAACATGGTAAATCTCCTGGAGAGGTGTGGGAGCTATGCCACGAGGCCCTTCGATTGAGATTGGCCGGGTTCCCGCAGTGGAAACGGCTGCTAGTGCGGCGGTTCATGTTCTCACGCTTTGTTGGGAGGATTATGGCGAGGCGGGTTCGCAAAGGGCAGAAGGATCGTTTCGGTGACTTTGAGATAGAGTATCTCGTCGGAGAGGCTGATGACTTCGACTTTGGCGTCAACTACCTTCAATGCGGGAACTTCGAATTCGTCAAGAGACATGGGGGAGAAGAGTTTGCCCCATACGTCTGCATGTCAGATATTGTGTTGGGACAGACCATGGGGTGGGGTCTCAGGCGCACTCAGACGCTTGCCGACGGGTGTCTTCACTGCGACTTCCGATTCAAGGATGGCGCAACAACGCAGATCTCCTCAAAAACGCCTCAAGTGCAAGAAACGATCGAAAGAATACGCAAGAGGGAGGCCGAACAAGGCGCTGCTGCGGACGGCTAGACTCCGTCGCTGAGCTTGTACCGTTATTTGTATTAAGAAGTCGGGGACACTTATTCTTATAATGCAGGGTATTTAGAAAGATGAAGATGATGGCCACCTGGAGACAGGTGTTCTTTCGTGTTAGGTGATGTTGAAATACTGTTTTCTAGCGATAGTCTTGTTGTTGGTTGATTAGAAAAACCTTACAAACAGGAGGAGAACATTATGCCTCTTCATTTCAACGATCGAGACATCAAGTCAGAAGTCAATGGACTGAAATCAGTTTTGATAGTCCCATGCAATATGTGTCCAGCGGTTACTGTGGCCGTGAGAGAAGATAAACCTTTTATCCAGATATTTAAACATTTCCTGAAGTCAGCACCGTTTGAAAAATACTTGCGCGAACTACAGTCAAAATTCAAGGAAAATGGCGTGAACACAAAAGTGTTTAAAAGCCAACTTTATCACCATTGGTTTATGTGCATGTGGACATCTGGAAAACGTAAAAAATTACAAAAACTAGCGAAAGAATATGATGCAATAGTAGTTTTAGGCTGTAAATCAGCAACCGAAACTGTCCGTGATGTGGTCAAAGTAAATAATTGCAAGGTAATCGAAGGGATGGAATCAACAGGCATTATGAACGCAGAATTAAGGTTTCATCTGCCCGGGAATATCTCCTTTGAGAACTGCAAGACCGTTCCCATGTCTCTTCAGAAAAACAATTAGGATGCACCTCTAGAACTTGATCGTTAGTTTGCGTTTTATGGTGGATTAAGCCGTAAGGAGATAAAGACAATGACCCCAAACCAACCGTATATGTGGCATTGGGAAGGAATGTGGGTTTTCCCCTTGATCATGTTCGTAGTAATGATCGTCTTTTTGTTTCTTTTTGTCAGGCGAGGCGGTTGTAGACCTCCGTGGTGGGGTCCGAGAGGATATCACGGAGAAGAGGGAAATATGGGTTCAGCATTGGAAATATTGAAAACGAGATATGCCAAGGGAGAGATAACAAAGGAGGAATTTGAACAGATCAAGAAGGATATCTTGAGTTAGCTGTTTATGGAATTACACCCTAACAAGGTTCTCGCTAGGGCGCTAAACAGTTAATCGGCAAGTGCACCTCAATCCAACTATTCAGCATTCTGTTCCGATACAGCACATGACTGTCGTTATAGATTTTCCTATTCATAGATTGCAGGGCTTGCAACATGTCAACGAAGACTATTAGTGAAGAGGACCCTCAAACAGTATCCCCTCATCAGTGGATCAGATTAGTTGTGTTTTATCTCCTTATCCCGGTGATTTTGTTGATATGCGGTGGGGATCTCGGTTGGTGGCAGGCGTGGCTCTATTCCCTACTCATTGTTGCCACAGGTATAGGTGGGCGCATGTGGGCGGAACAGCGGCATCCTGGATTGATGGCTGAACGACAAAATATTGAAAATATCCGAAACGCAAAAGCCTGGGATAAAGTGCTTGCTCCACTGATGGCGGTGAGTGTCGGGTTCCCTGTGGTTATTGTAGCTGGGCTGGACCACCGCTATAACTGGTCACCCGAATTTCCGCTATGGCTCATCATAATTGGCTTTATTTTGATCTCACTCGGATACGCTTCCGCTGCATGGGCATTGGCAGAGAATCGCTTTTTTTCCAGCGTGGTGCGCATTCAGACGAATCGAGGGCATGTGGTGTGTGACAGTGGTCCGTACCGCTTTGTACGGCATCCGGGTTATGCCGGCAATATCCCTTCACTATTCGGTATTGTTCTCGCCCTGGGCTCGTTATGGGCACTAATTCCAGTGGCGGTAGCATCCATCGTCACGGTGATTAGAACCGTACTTGAAGACCAGACTTTACAGGAAGAGTTGCCGGGCTATCGAGACTATGCACGACGCGTGCGCTTTCTTTTAATTCCTGGGATTTACTAAGGCCGAAAGGGGCTCATCCGTGCGCTTTGATGAGGTGTTTCTCGCAAAATTGAGAAAGGGTGTTGCACTAAGTTCAGTTGCTGTTCTGTTGTTCGTAGAATTTAGTTTTTTCTACGACTTTTTTTATCCTTTTCGCTTTCTGTGGAGTCAAGGCAAGAGAATCGAGCTGTTCCTGTCATTGATTCTATTCTTCTGGAGCCTGTTCGGCACATTCCTGATATTCTTTAGTGGTCGCAGTCTTCTGCGAAAAACAACCATCCCTTTTCTTCTCTTTTTTTTCCTTTTTAATATCGGTTCCTTCAAAGTCTCAAAAGCGCCCCTTGATTTCCAGACGGCAGATTTGATCGTAGGATATTTTCAATGGTGGGCCGGGGCGGTGGTTGAAAATATCGGCCTAGCGGTACTGCCTCTTTTTATCATTCTCATCCCGGTTATTATTTTCGTTGAAAGGTTACCGGATCTTTTAAAGCTGAATATCCCCGAAAAGTTCTATTTCGTTCCACTAAGCGCCGTGATCCTTACCTTTATTGGTCTGCAATATACCCATGGCCATTTTGATCGATATCCTT
The sequence above is drawn from the Deltaproteobacteria bacterium IMCC39524 genome and encodes:
- a CDS encoding cytochrome c; this translates as MNKFSIYRFLFFVMMSMALSTTTCLASGKGDHDHNHGMSTHMQAMHALKDKVPTDYQIMERTPIIPDQESLQRGADIFQEQCVVCHGQQGKGNGPAAKGLNPKPANFLDQEHSAIYGPGEKSWIIGNGSGETGMPAFSSLSLIDRWDLVNHIYQLQGTEAEMEKHEHDH
- a CDS encoding TIGR03905 family TSCPD domain-containing protein; amino-acid sequence: MKTTYTTQGTCARSIEIEIDCEKIKEVKFVGGCSGNTSGLSMLLKDMPVEDVISRLKGIACRGETSCPDQLANALEAMLLKKAS
- a CDS encoding isoprenylcysteine carboxylmethyltransferase family protein, which translates into the protein MSTKTISEEDPQTVSPHQWIRLVVFYLLIPVILLICGGDLGWWQAWLYSLLIVATGIGGRMWAEQRHPGLMAERQNIENIRNAKAWDKVLAPLMAVSVGFPVVIVAGLDHRYNWSPEFPLWLIIIGFILISLGYASAAWALAENRFFSSVVRIQTNRGHVVCDSGPYRFVRHPGYAGNIPSLFGIVLALGSLWALIPVAVASIVTVIRTVLEDQTLQEELPGYRDYARRVRFLLIPGIY
- a CDS encoding L-2-amino-thiazoline-4-carboxylic acid hydrolase — protein: MSSQIIGYYTPRKEKLLRDFDITSALMRGSLIARYDEDFANTLQRGARQHYGELIPEIPYIKGPRARMFNTFLFISAQELAVYKAMTEHGKSPGEVWELCHEALRLRLAGFPQWKRLLVRRFMFSRFVGRIMARRVRKGQKDRFGDFEIEYLVGEADDFDFGVNYLQCGNFEFVKRHGGEEFAPYVCMSDIVLGQTMGWGLRRTQTLADGCLHCDFRFKDGATTQISSKTPQVQETIERIRKREAEQGAAADG
- a CDS encoding SHOCT domain-containing protein — its product is MGSALEILKTRYAKGEITKEEFEQIKKDILS
- a CDS encoding GerMN domain-containing protein; translation: MMKVLLSFAILFSVSVFSLTGCQQEEVVVEDTGIVEATEAYLKFYGIPPQGNEGRAYAAVGYLPTKDNPEKIGPLPVFLFTKENQTEKVLKKLVSGDLITSDKQPYDNPFPEDLEILAKPIQENTLVLDLVTTRQWKDEILRTGTIALMETALQFDEVKFVKVTLNGVPLSWIPDAGYQKRLDVVVDVPPPILILMAGAWGKGQEEPEEVLVEFDRPVKVNSFELYHLDGQKVEGEYFKSIFQMAVVVHPKSPELFQEGTSLRAEWNVVDELGRENSGVDTMPLKKLIH